A genomic stretch from Coffea arabica cultivar ET-39 chromosome 10c, Coffea Arabica ET-39 HiFi, whole genome shotgun sequence includes:
- the LOC113714748 gene encoding acetyl-CoA carboxylase 1-like isoform X2, giving the protein MAEITHVDAVWPGWGHASESPELPDALGAKGIIFLGPPATSMGALGDKIGSSLIAQAAEVPTLPWSGSHVKIPPESCLVSIPEDIYSEACVYTTEEAIASCQVVGYPAMIKASWGGGGKGIRKVHNDDEVKALFKQVQGEVPGSPIFIMKVASQSRHLEVQLLCDQYGNVAALHSRDCSVQRRHQKIIEEGPITVAPLETVKKLEQAARRLAKCVNYVGAATVEYLYSMETGEYYFLELNPRLQVEHPVTEWIAEVNLPAAQVAVGMGIPLWQVPEIRRFYGMEHGAGYDAWRRTSVVATPFDFDQAASTRPKGHCVAVRVTSEDPDDGFKPTSGKVQELSFKSKPNVWAYFSVKSGGGIHEFSDSQFGHVFAFGESRALAIANMVLGLKEIQIRGEIRTNVDYTVDLLHASDYRENRIHTGWLDSRIAMRVRAERPPWYLSVVGGALYKASASSAAVVSEYIGYLEKGQIPPKHISLVNSQVSLNIEGSKYMISMVRGGPGSYKLRMNESEIEAEIHTLRDGGLLMQLDGNSHVIYAEEEAAGTRLLIDGRTCLLQNDHDPSKLVAETPCKLLRYLVADGSRVDADTPYAEVEVMKMCMPLLSPASGIIHFKMSDGQAMQAGELIARLDLDDPSAVRKAEPFHGSFPVLGPPTAISGKVHQRCAASLNAARMILAGYEHNFGEVVQNLLSCLDNPELPFLQWQECFAVLANRLPKELRHELEAKYKEHEGISNLQNVDFPAKILRGVIEAHQMSCPDKEKGAQDRLVEPLLILVKSYEGGRESHARVIVQSLFEEYLSVEELFSDNIQADVIERLRLQHKKDLLKVVDIVLSHQGIKSKNKLILRLMEQLVYPNPAAYRDKLIRFSTLNHTNYSELALKASQLLEQTKLSELRSNIARSLSELEMFTEDGENMDTPKRKSAINERMEALVSAPLAVEDALVGLFDHSDHTLQRRVVETYVRRLYQPYLVKGSVRMQWHRSGLIASWEFLEEHIERKNWYQDQTLEKPLLEKHSDRKWGAMVIIKSFQLLPTILTAALRETTHSPQTTTSKGSILPASHGNMMHIALVGINNQMSMLQDSGDEDQAQERINKLAKKLREQEVSFSLRSAGVGVISCIIQRDEGRGPMRHSFHWSAEKQYYEEEPLLRHLEPPLSTYLELDKLKGYDKIQYTPSRDRQWHLYTVVDKPVPVQRMYLRTLVRQPTSNDSLTVYQGLDKERSQSLWAISFTSRSILRSLVSAMEELELHVHNTTVKSDHAHMYLYILQEQQIDDLLPYNKRVDINDGCEEAIVEKILQELAHEINTSIGVRMHRLGVCQWEVKLWISSEGEANGAWRVVVANVTGHTCIVHVYREVEDPTEHKVVYHTITERGPLHGVPVNASYQPLGVLDRKRLLARKSNTTYCYDFPLAFKAALEMAWSCQHLGHKRPEDKVILEVTELIFANTGGNWGTPLVSVERQPGLNDVGMVAWSMKMSTPEFPSGRTILVIANDVTFKNGSFGPREDAFFQAVTEVACSLKLPLIYLAANSGARIGVAEEVKSCFRVGWSDESIPERGFQYVYLTPEDYARIGSSVIAHETKMTNGESRWVIDSILGKEDGLGVENLSGSGAIASAYSRAYKETFTLTYVTGRTVGIGAYLARLGMRCIQRLDQPIILTGFSALNKLLGREVYSSHMQLGGPKIMATNGVVHLTVSDDLEGVSAVLKWLSFIPPYSGGPLPLLPPLDPPERPVEYLPDNSCDPRAAICGASDGSGNWLGGIFDRDSFVETLEGWARTVVTGRAKLGGIPVGIVAVETQTMMQVIPADPGQLDSHERIVPQAGQVWFPDSATKTAQALIDFNREELPLFILANWRGFSGGQRDLFEGILQAGSNIVENLRTYKQPVFIYIPMMGELRGGAWVVVDSKINPDHIEMYAERTAKGNVLEPEGLIEIKFRTKELLECMGRLDQQLIGLKAKLQEVKSTEAVDGLQQQIKAREKQLLPVYTQIATKFAELHDTSFRMAAKGVVRKVVDWADSRFFFYRRLYRRVVEDSLIRTVRDAAGDLLTYNSAMDMVKKWFMDSEFSGGKPDAWTNDEAFFSWKDDFSNYEEKLQELRVQKVLLQLTKIGDSALDLRALPQGLFALLQKVEEPSAREQLVGELRAVFNRSSNS; this is encoded by the exons ATGGCAGAGATTACACATGTAGATGCAGTTTGGCCTGGATGGGGTCATGCATCTGAGAGTCCCGAACTGCCAGATGCTTTGGGTGCAAAAGGCATAATATTCCTTGGGCCTCCTGCCACATCTATGGGTGCTTTGGGAGATAAAATTGGTTCATCACTGATTGCACAAGCTGCTGAAGTACCTACCCTTCCATGGAGTGGTTCTCAT GTGAAAATTCCTCCAGAAAGCTGCTTGGTCTCTATTCCCGAAGATATATATAGTGAAGCTTGTGTTTACACCACAGAAGAAGCAATTGCTAGTTGTCAAGTTGTGGGATACCCTGCAATGATTAAGGCATCTTGGGGTGGTGGTGGTAAAGGCATTAGAAAG GTCCATAATGACGATGAAGTTAAGGCACTGTTCAAGCAAGTACAGGGTGAAGTTCCAGGATCCCCAATATTTATTATGAAGGTTGCTTCCCAG AGCCGGCATTTAGAGGTCCAATTGCTCTGTGATCAGTATGGCAATGTTGCAGCTCTTCACAGCCGTGATTGTAGTGTTCAAAGGAGACACCAGAAG ATTATTGAGGAAGGCCCAATAACTGTAGCTCCTTTAGAGACTGTGAAAAAACTTGAGCAGGCTGCTAGAAGATTAGCCAAATGTGTTAATTATGTAGGAGCAGCAACTGTTGAGTATCTCTACAGTATGGAAACTGGGGAGTACTACTTCTTGGAGCTCAATCCACGGTTACAG GTGGAGCACCCGGTGACTGAGTGGATAGCTGAAGTAAATCTTCCTGCAGCCCAAGTCGCTGTTGGGATGGGTATTCCTCTATGGCAAGTTCCAG AAATAAGGCGTTTCTATGGGATGGAGCATGGTGCTGGATACGATGCTTGGAGGAGAACATCAGTTGTTGCTACTCCATTTGATTTTGACCAGGCAGCGTCTACAAGGCCGAAAGGTCATTGTGTTGCTGTTCGTGTTACAAGTGAGGATCCTGATGATGGTTTTAAGCCTACCAGTGGGAAAGTACAG GAGCTGAGTTTTAAAAGCAAACCAAACGTGTGGGCATACTTTTCTGTCAAG TCTGGAGGAGGTATCCATGAATTTTCTGATTCTCAATTTG GACATGTTTTTGCATTTGGAGAGTCAAGAGCCCTGGCTATTGCAAACATGGTTCTTGGGTTGAAGGAAATACAAATTCGAGGAGAGATTCGTACAAATGTCGATTACACAGTTGATCTATTACAT GCTTCAGATTATAGAGAGAATAGAATCCACACTGGCTGGTTGGACAGTAGAATCGCAATGAGGGTTAGAGCAGAAAGGCCACCTTGGTATCTGTCTGTGGTTGGAGGTGCTCTTTAT AAAGCTTCTGCTAGTAGTGCAGCTGTGGTTTCAGAATATATTGGTTATCTTGAAAAAGGACAAATTCCTCCAAAG CATATTTCACTTGTCAACTCCCAAGTTTCATTGAACATTGAAGGAAGCAAGTACATG ATAAGTATGGTTAGAGGTGGACCAGGAAGTTACAAATTGAGGATGAATGAATCAGAGATTGAAGCAGAAATACATACTTTGCGGGACGGAGGTTTATTAATGCAG CTGGATGGGAACAGTCATGTTATATATGCGGAGGAGGAAGCAGCTGGGACTCGCCTTCTAATTGATGGGAGGACTTGCTTGCTTCAG AATGATCATGATCCATCAAAGTTGGTAGCAGAGACACCATGCAAGTTGCTAAGGTATTTGGTTGCTGATGGCAGCCGTGTTGATGCTGACACGCCTTATGCAGAGGTTGAGGTCATGAAGATGTGTATGCCCCTTCTCTCACCTGCCTCTGGAATTATCCATTTCAAGATGTCGGATGGTCAAGCTATGCAG GCTGGTGAACTCATAGCAAGACTTGACCTGGATGATCCTTCTGCTGTAAGAAAAGCAGAACCCTTCCATGGGAGTTTCCCAGTTCTTGGACCACCAACTGCTATCTCGGGAAAAGTTCATCAAAGGTGTGCTGCAAGTTTGAATGCAGCTCGGATGATTCTTGCAGGATACGAGCATAACTTTGGTGAA GTGGTTCAGAACTTGTTAAGCTGCCTGGACAATCCTGAGTTGCCTTTCCTTCAATGGCAAGAATGCTTTGCTGTTCTGGCAAATCGACTTCCCAAGGAGCTTAGACATGAA TTGGAAGCAAAATACAAGGAGCATGAAGGTATCTCGAACTTGCAGAATGTTGACTTTCCTGCAAAAATTCTCCGAGGTGTAATTGAG GCCCACCAAATGTCCTGCCCTGACAAAGAGAAAGGAGCTCAGGATAGACTAGTTGAACCATTACTCATTCTTGTCAAATCTTATGAAGGTGGAAGAGAAAGTCATGCCCGTGTTATAGTTCAATCTCTGTTTGAAGAATATTTATCTGTTGAAGAACTATTTAGTGACAACATCCAG GCTGATGTAATTGAGCGGCTTCGCCTTCAGCATAAGAAAGATCTGTTGAAGGTTGTGGACATTGTTCTTTCTCATCAG GGTATCAAGAGCAAGAACAAGTTGATATTGCGTCTCATGGAACAACTTGTATATCCAAATCCTGCTGCATACAGGGATAAACTAATTCGTTTCTCAACGCTCAATCATACCAATTACTCTGAG TTAGCTTTAAAGGCAAGTCAATTGCTTGAGCAAACAAAGTTGAGTGAACTTCGCTCTAACATTGCCAGAAGTCTTTCTGAGTTAGAAATGTTTACTGAAGATGGTGAAAACATGGATACTCCAAAGAGAAAAAGTGCCATAAATGAAAGAATGGAGGCACTTGTAAGTGCTCCTTTAGCAGTTGAAGACGCTCTAGTTGGTCTTTTTGATCATAGTGATCACACGCTTCAGAGGAGGGTTGTAGAAACTTATGTTCGTAGGTTGTACCAG CCCTATCTTGTAAAAGGTAGTGTTAGAATGCAGTGGCACAGATCTGGACTTATTGCTTCATGGGAGTTCCTGGAAGAGCATATAGAGAGGAAGAACTGGTATCAAGATCAGACACTAGAGAAACCATTACTTGAGAAACATAGCGATAGGAAATGGGGAGCCATGGTTATCATCAAGTCTTTCCAGTTACTGCCAACAATTTTAACTGCTGCACTAAGGGAAACAACACACAGTCCGCAGACAACAACATCCAAGGGATCTATTCTACCAGCTAGCCATGGTAACATGATGCACATTGCATTGGTGGGCATTAACAACCAGATGAGTATGCTTCAGGACAG TGGTGATGAAGATCAGGCTCAAGAAAGAATAAACAAGTTGGCAAAAAAATTAAGAGAACAAGAAGTAAGCTTTAGTCTGAGAAGTGCAGGTGTAGGCGTAATCAGCTGTATCATACAAAGAGATGAAGGTCGGGGCCCAATGAGGCACTCTTTTCACTGGTCAGCAGAAAAACAGTATTATGAAGAAGAACCTCTATTGCGCCACCTGGAGCCTCCTCTATCCACATACCTTGAACTG GACAAACTTAAGGGTTATGACAAAATACAATATACACCATCCCGTGACCGTCAGTGGCATCTGTACACAGTTGTGGATAAGCCTGTTCCAGTTCAGAGAATGTATCTCAGAACTCTTGTCAGGCAGCCTACATCAAATGATAGTTTAACAGTTTATCAAGGATTAGACAAGGAAAGGAGTCAATCTCTGTGGGCTATATCGTTTACATCAAGGAGCATTTTGCGGTCACTGGTGTCTGCAATGGAGGAACTTGAACTGCATGTCCATAATACTACTGTCAAATCTGACCATGCTCATATGTATCTTTATATTTTACAGGAGCAACAAATAGATGATCTGTTACCCTACAACAA GAGGGTGGACATTAACGATGGGTGTGAGGAAGCTATAGTTGAGAAAATCTTGCAAGAGCTGGCACATGAGATTAATACATCTATTGGTGTGAGAATGCATCGTTTAGGTGTTTGTCAGTGGGAGGTGAAGCTTTGGATATCATCTGAAGGAGAAGCAAATGGTGCTTGGAGGGTGGTTGTTGCAAATGTGACAGGACACACTTGTATTGTGCAT GTATACCGCGAAGTGGAAGACCCTACTGAACACAAAGTTGTCTACCATACAATAACTGAGAGGGGCCCTTTGCACGGTGTCCCTGTTAATGCATCATATCAGCCTTTGGGGGTATTGGATCGGAAACGCCTTTTAGCCAGGAAAAGCAACACCACTTACTGCTATGATTTCCCGCTG GCATTTAAAGCTGCCTTGGAGATGGCTTGGTCATGCCAACATTTAGGGCATAAAAGGCCTGAGGATAAAGTTATCCTCGAAGTGACAGAGTTAATTTTTGCTAACACTGGAGGTAATTGGGGTACTCCTCTTGTTTCTGTGGAGCGGCAGCCTGGGCTCAATGATGTTGGCATGGTAGCCTGGAGCATGAAAATGTCTACACCTGAGTTTCCTTCTGGACGGACAATTCTTGTTATAGCAAATGATGTGACCTTTAAAAATGGATCCTTTGGCCCGAGGGAGGATGCATTTTTCCAAGCAGTGACTGAGGTCGCCTGCAGTCTAAAACTGCCTTTAATATACTTGGCGGCCAATTCTGGTGCTCGTATTGGTGTCGCTGAAGAAGTAAAATCTTGCTTCAGAGTGGGGTGGTCTGATGAATCAATCCCTGAGCGCGGCTTCCAGTATGTATATTTAACTCCTGAAGATTATGCTCGGATCGGATCATCTGTAATAGCACACGAAACAAAAATGACTAATGGAGAATCACGGTGGGTAATAGATTCCATTTTGGGGAAAGAGGATGGTTTAGGGGTTGAGAACTTAAGCGGCAGTGGAGCCATTGCCAGTGCATACTCACGAGCATACAAGGAAACCTTCACCCTAACATATGTGACAGGCAGAACAGTGGGCATAGGTGCTTATCTTGCTCGGCTAGGTATGCGGTGCATACAAAGGCTTGATCAGCCTATTATCCTGACTGGTTTTTCGGCATTAAATAAGCTTCTGGGTCGGGAGGTATATAGCTCCCACATGCAACTTGGTGGACCAAAAATTATGGCAACCAATGGAGTAGTTCATCTGACAGTTTCAGATGATCTTGAAGGGGTATCAGCTGTTTTAAAATGGTTGAGCTTCATTCCTCCTTACTCAGGGGGTCCACTTCCACTGTTGCCCCCCTTGGATCCTCCAGAGAGACCTGTTGAATATCTGCCAGACAATTCATGCGATCCACGTGCTGCTATATGTGGTGCTTCAGATGGCAGTGGAAACTGGTTGGGGGGGATATTCGACAGGGACAGCTTTGTCGAAACATTGGAAGGCTGGGCAAGAACTGTTGTTACTGGAAGGGCAAAGCTTGGAGGAATCCCCGTAGGAATAGTTGCTGTTGAGACTCAAACGATGATGCAAGTCATCCCTGCAGATCCTGGGCAGCTCGATTCCCATGAAAGGATTGTCCCTCAAGCAGGCCAAGTATGGTTTCCTGATTCTGCCACAAAAACAGCTCAAGCATTAATTGATTTCAACAGGGAAGAGCTGCCACTTTTCATTCTTGCAAACTGGAGAGGCTTTTCAGGCGGACAGAGGGACCTTTTTGAAGGCATCCTTCAAGCTGGATCGAATATTGTCGAGAACCTTAGAACATATAAACAACCTGTTTTCATATACATACCTATGATGGGTGAGCTCCGTGGTGGAGCATGGGTTGTTGTGGATAGTAAGATCAACCCTGACCATATCGAGATGTATGCAGAACGAACTGCTAAGGGAAATGTTCTTGAGCCAGAAGGTCTAATTGAGATTAAGTTCCGGACAAAAGAGCTGCTGGAATGCATGGGTAGGCTTGATCAGCAGCTGATTGGTTTAAAAGCAAAACTTCAGGAGGTGAAGAGCACTGAAGCTGTAGATGGCCTGCAGCAACAGATAAAGGCTCGAGAAAAACAGCTTTTGCCAGTTTACACACAGATTGCTACAAAATTTGCAGAACTGCATGATACGTCATTTAGAATGGCTGCAAAAGGGGTAGTCAGAAAAGTTGTAGATTGGGCAGATTCCCGTTTTTTCTTCTATAGAAGATTGTACCGGAGAGTTGTTGAGGACTCACTGATAAGGACAGTAAGAGATGCTGCAGGCGACCTGCTGACTTACAACTCTGCAATGGATATGGTAAAGAAGTGGTTTATGGATTCTGAGTTTTCAGGAGGTAAACCAGATGCTTGGACGAATGATGAGGCTTTCTTCTCATGGAAGGATGATTTCAGCAATTACGAAGAAAAGTTGCAGGAGTTGCGTGTGCAGAAAGTGCTGCTTCAATTAACAAAGATCGGTGATTCAGCACTGGATTTGCGTGCTCTACCTCAAGGTCTTTTTGCCCTGCTACAGAAG GTAGAAGAGCCATCCGCTAGAGAACAATTGGTTGGCGAACTACGAGCAGTGTTTAATCGATCAAGCAATTCATAA